In Primulina huaijiensis isolate GDHJ02 chromosome 16, ASM1229523v2, whole genome shotgun sequence, a single genomic region encodes these proteins:
- the LOC140961454 gene encoding putative pentatricopeptide repeat-containing protein At5g06400, mitochondrial: MRYLLNSNSCNNLQKVVILAPGAAQLVYFSTLFKPSITPQDSKKRRKTGDLNDRRETQGFGSLFHEILGVLGTESIVLDKSDPSGLLISKETQPKRSEASVAGEPECSLRGVCGNAEQKLDRVKVEKLSVLPDEHEFVDVSPTVHKVTEIIRGDNGMVSMEEKLENAGFEYNEEVVEKVLKRCFKVPHLGLQFFNWLKLREGFQLTANICNQVILLASEAKEFGLVEELVEGIEKSFYGKNVKTWTAFVSHYGRANMIGKALSVFEKMKKTGVEPDGITYRTMLLALCNGKEAGIALEFYKEMIHNKMDIDVGLYKQLLKCLALSGDIAAVHLVGDSMITNSEIPEPRVYGLMLKSLCIARRIREALELIQNMRNKNVSLDSEIIVMLVKGLCSTDRIVDALEIVEMMKKRNVFHRKIYEILISTHLRRNEVSEAFNLFQEMKDSGDVSVSAYTNLMQYLFWKNDFQKGIELYNEMIEMGIQLDSLAITAVAAGYVRQNCISEAWKVFKSMDVKGIKATSKDYTIFMKELCKVSQTHEIIKVLDEMHSRNINIGDDMFKRVLSYLGKNEGAEKPEAMKLMHRACTFYHRGKVELEGNLGTYLKSTEKSEFNQVEQPRLPNTLPGLVSRSCGHDTLKVCQILSSSTNWSFVQEKLEKCTFHIIPDFVVEVLRNCKLNGGNALKFFSWVGEKAGYFHDAQSYNMAMKIAGQGKDFKTMRSLFYEMKRRGCSLTSDTWTIMIMQYGRTGLTDIALRNFREMKLSGCRPTKSTYNSLLISLVGKKGRKVDEAIRIYQEMIRMGWIPDKEVIEIYLVCLCEVNKMSDARSCVKSLLKCGFSVPLSYSLYFRSLCRAGKLEDALALMSEVGAERNILDQYTYGSLIHCLLRKGLLEEALEKMKTMKHVGIHPTVHVYTSLIIYFFKEKDINRALEMLEEMKNVGCQPTTITYSVLICGYVRMGQVRDAWNVFHHIKKNGPSPDFKMYSMFINCLCRTGKSEEAIKLISEMMLNGIIPSTINFRTIFYGLNREGKPNLAQIVLKKKWDLKRQRKLHHS, encoded by the exons ATGCGGTACTTGTTGAATTCAAATTCTTGCAACAATTTGCAAAAAGTTGTAATTTTAGCGCCAGGAGCTGCCCAATTGGTTTACTTTTCGACTTTGTTCAAGCCATCAATCACACCTCAAGATTCCAAGAAACGTCGGAAAACTGGCGATTTGAATGACAGAAGAGAAACGCAAGGTTTTGGATCGCTATTCCATGAAATTCTTGGTGTTTTAGGAACTGAAAGCATTGTGCTGGATAAAAGTGATCCAAGTGGGTTATTAATATCAAAAGAAACTCAACCGAAACGAAGTGAAGCGAGTGTGGCTGGAGAGCCGGAATGTAGTCTGCGTGGTGTTTGTGGGAATGCGGAGCAGAAATTAGATAGAGTAAAGGTGGAAAAGCTTTCGGTTTTACCAGACGAACATGAGTTTGTAGATGTTAGTCCAACGGTTCATAAGGTCACTGAGATCATAAGGGGTGACAATGGAATGGTTTCGATGGAGGAAAAACTGGAGAATGCTGGTTTCGAGTACAATGAGGAGGTTGTTGAGAAGGTGTTGAAGAGGTGTTTCAAAGTTCCTCATTTGGGTTTGCAGTTTTTCAATTGGTTGAAATTAAGGGAAGGATTTCAACTCACGGCCAACATTTGCAATCAGGTGATTCTCCTAGCCTCGGAGGCGAAGGAGTTTGGGTTGGTTGAGGAATTGGTGGAGGGGATAGAGAAGAGTTTTTATGGGAAGAATGTTAAGACTTGGACTGCCTTCGTGTCTCATTATGGTAGAGCAAATATGATTGGCAAAGCCTTGTCCGTGTTtgagaaaatgaagaaaactgGTGTGGAACCCGATGGAATCACCTACAGAACAATGTTGCTTGCGCTGTGCAATGGCAAAGAAGCGGGCATTGCTTTGGAATTCTACAAGGAAATGATACATAACAAGATGGACATAGACGTGGGACTATATAAACAATTACTCAAGTGCTTAGCGTTGTCTGGAGATATCGCGGCAGTTCATTTGGTTGGTGATAGCATGATCACAAATTCTGAGATTCCCGAGCCTCGTGTTTATGGTCTGATGTTGAAGAGTTTGTGCATTGCCAGAAGAATCAGAGAGGCCTTGGAATTAATTCAGAACATGAGGAATAAGAATGTCAGTCTGGATAGCGAAATTATTGTTATGCTTGTGAAAGGGCTTTGTAGCACAGATAGGATTGTGGATGCGTTGGAGATAGTTGAAATGATGAAGAAAAGAAATGTTTTTCATCGAAAGATATATGAAATCCTTATAAGCACGCACCTGAGAAGAAACGAAGTTTCTGAGGCATTTAATCTCTTCCAAGAGATGAAGGATTCTGGTGATGTATCAGTGTCTGCTTACACAAATTTGATGCAATACCTTTTCTGGAAGAATGATTTTCAAAAAGGTATTGAGCTTTACAATGAGATGATAGAAATGGGAATTCAACTAGACAGTTTAGCGATAACTGCTGTTGCTGCTGGTTATGTTAGACAGAATTGCATTTCAGAAGCGTGGAAAGTTTTCAAGAGCATGGATGTGAAAGGAATCAAAGCCACTTCTAAAGACTATACAATATTTATGAAGGAGCTCTGTAAAGTTTCCCAAACGCATGAAATTATCAAGGTTTTGGATGAAATGCATTCCCGCAACATAAATATTGGAGATGATATGTTTAAGCGGGTCCTATCTTATCTGGGAAAAAATGAAGGGGCGGAAAAGCCAGAAGCAATGAAGCTGATGCATAGAGCTTGTACGTTTTATCATAGAGGCAAAGTGGAACTGGAAGGTAATCTAGGCACTTACCTAAAATCGACTGAAAAATCAGAATTCAATCAAGTGGAACAACCAAGGTTGCCAAATACCTTGCCAGGGTTAGTGTCAAGATCTTGTGGTCATGATACACTTAAAGTTTGCCAAATTTTATCATCCTCAACTAATTGGAGCTTTGTGCAAGAAAAACTGGAGAAATGCACTTTCCATATTATTCCAGACTTTGTGGTGGAGGTTTTGCGTAATTGCAAGCTGAATGGTGGAAAtgccttaaaatttttctcttggGTTGGGGAGAAAGCTGGATATTTTCACGATGCACAATCATATAACATGGCCATGAAAATCGCTGGTCAGGGGAAAGACTTCAAAACAATGAGAAGCCTCTTCTACGAGATGAAGAGAAGAGGTTGCTCCTTAACATCTGATACATGGACAATCATGATAATGCAGTATGGTCGAACAGGGTTGACTGATATTGCATTGAGAAATTTCAGAGAAATGAAACTTAGTGGTTGCAGACCAACTAAAAGCACATACAATTCTTTGTTAATATCTCTTGTTGGGAAAAAGGGTAGGAAAGTTGATGAAGCAATCCGGATATATCAAGAAATGATTCGAATGGGGTGGATTCCTGATAAAGAAGTGATTGAAATTTATCTTGTCTGTTTATGTGAAGTCAATAAAATGTCAGATGCCAGAAGCTGTGTGAAATCCTTGCTTAAATGTGGTTTCTCGGTTCCACTATCTTATTCATTGTATTTTAGGTCCCTGTGCCGGGCAGGGAAGTTGGAGGATGCTTTGGCCTTGATGAGTGAAGTAGGTGCTGAAAGAAATATCTTAGACCAGTACACATATGGTAGCTTGATTCACTGTTTACTACGTAAGGGGCTATTGGAAGAGGCACTGGAAAAGATGAAAACCATGAAACATGTCGGCATCCATCCAACTGTTCATGTATACACTTCTTTAATAATCTACTTTTTCAAGGAGAAAGATATAAACAGAGCTTTGGAAATGCTAGAAGAAATGAAAAATGTGGGTTGTCAGCCTACCACCATCACTTATTCTGTGCTGATTTGTGGATATGTAAGAATGGGGCAGGTTAGGGACGCTTGGAATGTATTCCATCATATAAAAAAGAATGGGCCATCACCTGATTTTAAGATGTATTCTATGTTTATCAATTGCCTTTGTAGAACTGGCAAGTCCGAAGAAGCGATCAAACTCATTTCTGAAATGATGCTTAATGGGATTATTCCCAGTACAATCAATTTTAGAACAATTTTTTATGGGCTAAATAGAGAAGGCAAACCTAATTTGGCCCAGATTGTATTGAAGAAGAAGTGGGATCTCAAAAGACAGAGAAAATTG CATCACAGTTAA
- the LOC140961430 gene encoding U-box domain-containing protein 44-like: MAGSWDGSHGEDYHSDDSHHFERLHIEPIYDAFICPLTKQVMRHPVTLENGKTFEREAIEKWFRDCRESGRRLACPLTLRELRSAEVNPSIALQQTIEEWNARNEAAKLDMARRSLSLNSPENDIRQALKFVQNLCRKSQANKQVIRNAELIPMIIDVLKSSNRRVRCMALETLQIVVEENFDNKDIMAEGDTVRTIVKFLSHEQSKEREEAVSLLYELSESETLCEKIGSVNGAILILVGMASSDSENLVTVEKAEKTIENLEKCENNVRQMAECGRLQPLLRRLLEGSLDTKLSMAAFLGELVLNNDVKVFVARTVGYSLINLMRNNNMQSREAALKALNQISSDEASAEVLIEIGILPPLVKDLFTVGANQLPIRLKEVSATILANVVNSGHAFDSIPVGPDNQTLVSEEIIHGLLHLISNTGPAIECKLLQVLVGLTSSPTTVSGVVSAIKSSGATISLVQFIEAPQRDLRAASIKLLQNLAPQMGPELAGCLRVTSGQLSSLMKVIFENTGMTEEQAAAARLLADLPERDTGLTRQMLDESACQLLISRIIRIRQGEMRGSRFMTPYLEGLVKVLARITFVLSEDSGAALALCQVNNLASLFIDLLQANGLDNVQMVSATALKNLSQESINLTKLPEFPAPGFCASIFPCLSKPPVITGLCRVHRGICSLKETFCLLEGHAADKLVALLDHTNDKVVEAALEALSTLLDDGVDTEQGVQVLLDADGVKPILDILLEKRNESLRRRSIWAIERLLRSDEIAYVVSDNPNISTALVDAFQHGDYRTRQIAEHALQHVDKFPKFSSIFTKK; this comes from the exons ATGGCTGGAAGCTGGGATGGAAGTCATGGCGAAGATTATCACTCAGATGACAGTCACCATTTTGAGAGACTACATATAGAACCTATTTATGACGCTTTCATATGTCCCTTAACAAAACAGGTGATGAGACATCCTGTGACATTGGAAAATGGGAAAACTTTTGAGAGAGAGGCGATTGAAAAATGGTTCAGGGATTGCCGAGAGAGTGGCAGAAGGCTGGCTTGCCCTCTAACATTGAGAGAGTTAAGAAGCGCAGAAGTAAATCCAAGTATCGCTTTACAGCAAACAATTGAAGAGTGGAATGCAAGAAACGAAGCTGCTAAGCTTGACATGGCTCGTAGGTCGTTGTCCTTGAACAGCCCAGAGAATGATATTCGACAGGCTTTGAAGTTCGTTCAGAATCTCTGTCGAAAAAGTCAAGCGAATAAGCAAGTAATTCGTAATGCAGAGCTGATACCGATGATCATTGATGTGCTGAAGAGCAGTAATCGTCGAGTTCGCTGCATGGCTCTTGAAACGCTTCAAATTGTGGTGGAGGAAAACTTTGATAATAAG GACATAATGGCTGAAGGGGACACTGTGCGCACCATTGTCAAATTTTTATCCCATGAGCAATCCAAAGAGAGGGAAGAAGCCGTTTCTTTACTTTATGAGCTCTCTGAATCCGAAACACTATGCGAAAAGATTGGTTCAGTGAATGGAGCTATTCTTATTTTAGTCGGAATGGCTAGCAGTGATTCGGAAAACCTTGTAACTGTCGAAAAAGCAGAAAAAACCATAGAGAATCTAGAAAAATGTGAGAACAACGTAAGACAAATGGCTGAATGCGGAAGATTGCAGCCTCTCCTGAGAAGACTGCTTGAAG GCTCCCTGGATACTAAGTTATCAATGGCTGCCTTTCTTGGAGAACTGGTACTAAACAATGATGTGAAAGTTTTTGTAGCCAGAACTGTTGGCTATTCGCTTATCAATCTTATGAGGAACAATAATATGCAATCCAGAGAGGCGGCTCTCAAAGCTTTGAACCAGATCTCATCAGACGAGGCTAGTGCTGAGGTTTTGATAGAAATCGGTATCCTCCCCCCTCTTGTTAAGGATTTGTTCACCGTTGGAGCTAACCAGCTTCCCATACGGTTGAAAGAAGTTTCGGCAACCATTCTTGCAAATGTTGTGAATTCTGGACATGCTTTTGATTCGATCCCAGTTGGACCGGACAACCAAACACTGGTCTCTGAGGAAATAATTCATGGCCTCCTACATCTTATCAGCAACACTGGGCCAGCAATTGAGTGCAAGCTTCTCCAAGTACTTGTCGGGTTGACCAGCTCTCCCACAACTGTATCAGGTGTAGTTTCTGCTATTAAAAGTTCAGGGGCCACTATTAGTTTGGTTCAGTTTATCGAAGCGCCTCAGAGGGATTTAAGAGCGGCCTCGATAAAGCTTCTTCAAAATCTCGCGCCACAAATGGGGCCGGAATTAGCTGGTTGTTTACGTGTGACATCTGGTCAGCTCAGTAGCCTAatgaaggtgatatttgagaataCAGGAATGACCGAGGAGCAGGCAGCAGCTGCTAGGCTTTTAGCCGATCTCCCTGAAAGGGATACAGGCCTCACGAGACAGATGCTAGATGAAAGCGCATGCCAGCTGCTTATTTCCCGAATCATACGGATCCGACAGGGGGAGATGAGAGGCAGCCGGTTCATGACCCCTTATTTAGAAGGACTTGTCAAGGTATTAGCAAGAATCACATTTGTTTTGTCCGAGGACTCAGGGGCTGCTCTCGCTCTTTGTCAGGTTAACAATCTAGCATCACTTTTCATAGACCTTCTACAAGCCAACGGGCTCGACAACGTGCAAATGGTATCAGCCACGGCTTTAAAGAACTTATCCCAAGAATCTATAAACTTGACTAAGCTACCCGAGTTTCCTGCTCCAGGATTTTGTGCCTCAATTTTCCCTTGTTTAAGCAAGCCACCAGTCATAACTGGATTGTGTAGGGTTCATCGTGGGATATGTTCGTTGAAAGAAACATTTTGTCTCTTAGAAGGGCATGCCGCAGACAAGTTGGTGGCCCTTTTGGACCACACTAACGACAAGGTGGTGGAAGCAGCATTAGAGGCTCTGTCCACATTATTAGATGATGGTGTTGATACAGAACAAGGAGTTCAAGTGTTGCTAGATGCAGATGGAGTAAAGCCTATACTCGACATTTTACTCGAAAAACGAAACGAGAGTCTAAGAAGGAGGTCAATATGGGCAATTGAAAGATTATTGAGAAGTGATGAAATAGCCTATGTAGTTTCTGACAATCCCAATATAAGTACCGCCCTCGTGGATGCTTTCCAACACGGAGATTATCGAACACGACAGATAGCTGAGCATGCCTTACAGCATGTGGATAAATTCCCCAAGTTCTCTAGTATCTTTACAAAAAAGTGA
- the LOC140961630 gene encoding F-box/kelch-repeat protein At5g42350-like, protein MSSPRLTGEDHIDLDIESLSVSKRLVRSMSQKFKKKNQKIEVREEDEVSGMSLRCLSLYGRGGGCKVGADTGEDYGDSGSRKRSSASEEGKGYTMICGTEEATVDCFAYGMKEKFWRKNNRKLLTFNAVQQNNIVNARLPDDILEMCLVRLPLTSLMNARLVCKKWRNLTTTPRFMQMRREGLFQNPWLFVFGVVKDGYCSGDIHAFDVSLNQWHKLDSHVLKGRFLFSVTSIQDDIYIVGGCSSLTNFGRVDRISFKTHKGVLAFSPSTKSWRKVAAMKYARSSPILGISEFSSDCLIIRNQQNRTDRRFYRARVGGVSDVYEDPHRLSVRRQSRHSLDENDNSLFPNIRTFKFVRQKHESLHGKDSRKFIMIAVGGLGSWDEPLDSGEIYDSVSNKWTEIQRVPLDFGVACSGAICDGIFYVYSESDKLVGYDVERGYWTRIQTTPFPPRLHEYYPKLISCKNRLLMLSVSWCEGDGQIGRRNKAVRKLWELDLEYRSWTEVSVHPDAPMDWNAAFVADEDLIFGVEMFKIFGQVLDFLTVFNVSDNRTTNWSHISRNHVAHDLDASSCMTKSMAVLRL, encoded by the coding sequence ATGTCCTCGCCAAGATTAACGGGGGAAGACCATATTGATCTTGATATTGAGTCTTTGAGTGTTTCCAAACGTCTTGTGAGGAGTATGAGCCAGAAGTTCAAAAAAAAGAACCAAAAAATCGAAGTTCGTGAAGAAGATGAGGTGTCTGGCATGTCTTTGAGATGCCTTTCACTTTATGGTCGTGGTGGAGGTTGCAAAGTAGGCGCAGACACCGGTGAAGATTATGGTGATTCAGGCAGTAGAAAACGGTCAAGTGCAAGTGAGGAGGGAAAAGGGTACACTATGATATGTGGAACTGAGGAAGCAACTGTTGATTGCTTTGCCTATGGTATGAAGGAGAAGTTTTGGAGGAAGAACAATAGAAAGCTTCTAACATTTAATGCAGTGCAACAAAACAATATCGTGAATGCGCGTCTGCCGGATGACATTCTTGAGATGTGCTTGGTTCGACTCCCACTGACGAGTCTGATGAATGCCCGTCTTGTCTGCAAGAAATGGAGAAACTTGACGACGACTCCTAGGTTCATGCAAATGAGGAGGGAAGGCTTGTTCCAAAATCCATGGTTATTTGTGTTTGGTGTTGTGAAAGACGGGTATTGTTCTGGAGACATACATGCATTTGATGTTTCCCTCAACCAATGGCACAAATTAGATTCTCATGTTCTAAAAGGAAGATTTTTGTTCTCAGTTACGAGCATCCAGGATGATATTTATATCGTCGGGGGTTGTTCTAGCTTGACCAACTTTGGCAGGGTGGATAGGATCTCATTCAAGACTCACAAAGGTGTATTGGCATTTAGCCCCTCAACTAAATCATGGCGTAAAGTTGCTGCCATGAAGTATGCTAGATCGTCACCCATATTAGGAATTTCAGAGTTCAGTTCTGATTGTTTGATCATTAGAAATCAACAAAATCGAACTGACAGACGTTTCTACAGGGCAAGAGTTGGCGGTGTATCCGATGTTTATGAGGATCCACACCGACTCTCAGTTAGACGCCAATCTAGGCACTCTCTTGATGAAAATGACAACTCACTATTTCCCAATATCAGGACATTCAAATTTGTTAGGCAAAAACACGAAAGCTTACACGGCAAAGATAGTAGAAAATTCATAATGATTGCTGTTGGAGGTCTTGGATCGTGGGATGAACCATTGGATTCCGGGGAAATCTATGATTCTGTATCAAATAAATGGACAGAGATTCAAAGGGTACCTCTAGATTTTGGTGTTGCTTGTTCTGGTGCCATCTGTGACGGGATTTTTTACGTTTACTCAGAGAGTGACAAACTTGTTGGATACGACGTAGAAAGAGGATATTGGACCAGAATCCAAACTACCCCCTTCCCACCCCGTTTGCATGAATATTATCCGAAACTTATATCCTGCAAGAATCGGCTATTAATGCTCTCCGTTTCTTGGTGCGAAGGAGATGGTCAAATTGGCCGGAGAAACAAAGCTGTTAGGAAGCTTTGGGAACTTGATCTTGAGTATCGATCTTGGACAGAGGTTTCTGTACATCCTGATGCCCCAATGGATTGGAACGCAGCATTTGTGGCTGATGAAGACCTTATTTTCGGGGTCGAAATGTTCAAGATTTTTGGACAGGTATTGGATTTCCTCACTGTGTTTAACGTTTCTGACAATAGAACAACGAACTGGAGTCATATTTCAAGGAACCATGTGGCGCATGATTTGGATGCTTCTTCCTGCATGACAAAATCAATGGCAGTGCTTCGTTTGTAA
- the LOC140961272 gene encoding glyceraldehyde-3-phosphate dehydrogenase GAPB, chloroplastic-like, producing the protein MACHSNLAPSRMPSSSRLHSETPHSFPAQCFSKKLEVAEFSGLKSNVGVAFAKNAREASFFDVVTAQIIPKTAGLTPVKGETVAKLKVAINGFGRIGRNFVRCWHGRKDSPLDVVVINDSAGVKNACHLLKYDSMLGTFKANVKIVDKETISVDGKTIKVVSSRDPLQLPWGELGIDIVIEGTGVFVDGPGAGKHIQAGAKKVIITAPAKGADIPTYVVGVNEQDYFHEISDIISNASCTTNCLAPFVMVMDEELGIVKGTMTTTHSYTGDQRLLDASHRDLRRARAAALNIVPTTTGAAKAVSLVLPQLKGKLNGIALRVPTPNVSVVDLVVNVEKKGLTAEDVNAAFRKASEGPLAGILDVCDIPLVSVDFRCSDVSSTIDSSLTMVMGDDMVKVVAWYDNEWGYSQRVVDLAHLVATKWPGATAEGTGDPLEDFCKTSPGDEECKVYEA; encoded by the exons ATGGCTTGCCACTCAAATTTGGCTCCATCAAGAATGCCATCAAGCTCCAGGCTTCACTCTGAGACCCCCCATTCTTTCCCTGCTCAATGCTTCTCTAAG AAGCTGGAAGTGGCAGAATTTTCTGGTCTCAAGTCCAATGTTGGTGTCGCATTTGCCAAGAATGCTAGGGAGGCTTCTTTCTTTGATGTAGTCACTGCACAGATCATTCCAAAG ACAGCTGGATTAACGCCCGTTAAAGGCGAGACTGTTGCCAAATTAAAGGTAGCAATAAATGGTTTTGGCCGAATTGGTAGAAACTTCGTCCGGTGCTGGCATGGCCGTAAAGATTCGCCGCTTGATGTTGTTGTCATCAATGACAGTGCTGGAGTGAAAAAT GCTTGTCACCTACTGAAGTATGATTCCATGCTTGGCACATTCAAGGCGAACGTTAAAATAGTGGATAAAGAGACGATAAGCGTAGATGGAAAGACTATTAAGGTTGTTTCTAGTAGGGATCCTCTCCAACTTCCATGGGGCGAGCTTGGAATCGACATTGTAATTGAG GGGACAGGTGTTTTTGTAGATGGTCCAGGAGCTGGAAAGCACATTCAAGCTGGAGCCAAGAAAGTTATTATTACTGCTCCGGCAAAAGGTGCTGATATTCCAACTTATGTTGTCGGTGTAAACGAACAAGACTATTTCCACGAGATTTCTGATATCATAAG CAATGCTTCTTGCACTACCAACTGTTTGGCGCCTTTCGTTATGGTTATGGATGAAGAATTGG GCATTGTGAAGGGAACCATGACAACCACTCACTCGTACACCGGTGATCAG AGGCTTCTGGATGCTTCACACCGGGATCTGAGGAGGGCTAGAGCTGCTGCACTGAACATTGTGCCCACAACCACTGGTGCAGCAAAGGCCGTTTCACTCGTGTTGCCTCAGCTGAAAGGCAAGCTCAATGGAATTGCTCTTCGAGTGCCAACACCTAATGTATCGGTCGTTGATCTTGTTGTAAATGTCGAGAAGAAAGGACTAACGGCTGAAGATGTCAATGCTGCATTTAGAAAGGCATCGGAAGGGCCATTAGCTGGTATATTAGACGTATGCGACATCCCTCTCGTATCAGTTGATTTCCGTTGCTCTGATGTTTCGAGTACCATTGATTCGTCGTTGACAATGGTGATGGGAGACGATATGGTCAAGGTGGTGGCTTGGTACGACAATGAATGGGGATACAG CCAAAGAGTGGTTGATTTGGCTCATTTGGTGGCGACGAAGTGGCCGGGGGCGACTGCAGAAGGGACTGGAGATCCACTGGAGGACTTCTGCAAGACTAGCCCTGGAGATGAGGAGTGCAAAGTTTATGAAGCTTAA